In the genome of Osmerus mordax isolate fOsmMor3 chromosome 15, fOsmMor3.pri, whole genome shotgun sequence, one region contains:
- the si:ch73-206p6.1 gene encoding phospholipid scramblase 2, giving the protein MNMYEVPNHSMPNCPPGLEYLTQVDQLLIKQKVEIIEALVGFESNNKYEVRNAMGQNVFYAVEENDCLSRQCCGPLRSFTIRVLDNFGEEIITVSRPLKCMSCFFPCCLQELEVQAPPGNTVGYILQQWHPFSPKFIVENEHREPVLKIHGPFCGWSCLPDVDFEILTMDEVSKIGKISKQWTGLLREMFTDTDNFGIQFPMDLDVKMKAVMIGACFLIDFMFFESSNNN; this is encoded by the exons ATGAATATGTACGAAGTGCCCAACCACAGCATGCCAAACTGTCCGCCAGGATTGGAATATCTCACACAA GTCGACCAGCTACTCATAAAACAGAAAGTGGAAATTATTGAAG CCCTAGTCGGCTTCGAGAGCAACAACAAGTACGAGGTCCGTAACGCCATGGGCCAGAACGTGTTCTACGCCGTTGAGGAAAACGACTGTCTGAGTCGCCAGTGCTGCGGACCCCTGCGCTCCTTTACCATCCGTGTCCTCGACAACTTTGGAGAGGAAATCATCACGGTCAGCAGGCCCCTCAAGTGCATGTCCTGCTTTTTCCCCTGCTGTCTACAAGAG TTGGAGGTGCAGGCTCCACCAGGAAACACAGTGGGCTACATCCTCCAACAGTGGCATCCCTTCTCTCCCAAGTTCATTGTGGAGAATGAACACAGAGAGCCCGTACTGAAGATCCATGGGCCTTTCTGTGGCTGGAGCTGCCTCCCAGATGTTGACTTTGAG ATTTTGACCATGGATGAGGTCAGTAAGATTGGGAAGATCAGTAAACAGTGGACAGGTCTTCTCCGTGAGATGTTTACTGACACTGATAACTTTGGAATCCAGTTTCCCATGGACCTGGACGTGAAGATGAAGGCTGTGATGATTGGAGCCTGTTTCCTTATC GATTTCATGTTCTTTGAAAGCTCTAACAACAACTAG